A part of Hippopotamus amphibius kiboko isolate mHipAmp2 chromosome 16, mHipAmp2.hap2, whole genome shotgun sequence genomic DNA contains:
- the LOC130838099 gene encoding galectin-10-like, with protein MSEQPEVGISHTPPFTEETASKGQIQDLNAGSLTLELFLLTVTLASLQGHRDLPVVRRGAHTWPCPSSTLISPWQVPYTQHVSLSVGSSVTIRGKPAISFSKNPQMQVDFHTGTDENSDIAFHFRVYFGISVKINSRQNGSWDCEVASCEMPFADGQPFEMHILVLQNEYQVMVNGQQYYSLAHRLPPQSVKFLQVWRDVSLSSVCVC; from the exons ATGTCAGAGCAACCG GAAGTAGGAATCTCTCATACTCCTCCTTTTACTGAGGAAACTGCTAGTAAGGGGCAGATTCAGGATTTGAATGCAGGCAGCCTGACTCTGGAGCTCTTCCTCTTAACGGTGACCCTCGCATCTCTTCAAGGACACAGAGACCTGCCTGTGGTGAG GAGGGGCGCCCACACCTGGCCTTGCCCCTCATCCACTCTCATTTCCCCATGGCAGGTCCCGTACACACAGCATGTGTCACTGTCTGTCGGTTCTTCAGTGACAATCAGAGGGAAACCTGCCATCTCTTTCAG CAAGAACCCACAAATGCAGGTGGATTTCCACACTGGGACTGATGAGAACTCAGATATTGCTTTCCATTTCCGAGTATACTTTGGCATATCTGTGAAGATAAACAGCCGTCAGAATGGGAGCTGGGACTGTGAGGTGGCATCCTGTGAAATGCCCTTTGCGGATGGCCAACCATTTGAAATGCACATCTTGGTGCTGCAAAATGAGTACCAG GTAATGGTAAATGGCCAACAATATTACAGCCTTGCCCATCGACTGCCACCACAATCTGTGAAGTTCCTGCAGGTGTGGAGAGATGTCTCCCTGTCCTCAGTGTGTGTCTGCTAG